A genome region from Arachis duranensis cultivar V14167 chromosome 6, aradu.V14167.gnm2.J7QH, whole genome shotgun sequence includes the following:
- the LOC107492531 gene encoding RNA-binding protein BRN1, translated as MAEAKEESKSSEESVKLFVGQVPKHMTESELLAMFKEFALVDEVNIIKDKATRSSRGCCFVICPSREEADKAVNACHNKKTLPGASSPLQVKYADGELERLEHKLFIGMLPKNVSEVEVSALFSKFGTIKDLQILRGSQQTSKGCAFLKYETKEQALAALEAINGKHKMEGSSVPLVVKWADTEKERQARRAQRAQSQASNAPHADSQHPSLFGALPMGYVPPYNGYGYQAPGGYGIMPYRMPPMQNQPGYHNMMPHMNQANALRPELGPNMNPRNYHVPPASYVGSYPAVPGLQHPIAYAGGMISPRPMSSSPGSISPAGGNGNSGTSSSSASKSSGGQVEGPPGANLFIYHIPQEFGDQELATAFQPFGRVLSAKVFVDKATGVSKCFGFVSYDSPEAAQSAISMMNGCQLGGKKLKVQLKRDNKQSKPY; from the exons ATGGCGGAAGCGAAGGAAGAGAGCAAATCTAGCGAGGAGAGTGTGAAGCTGTTCGTAGGTCAAGTTCCGAAGCACATGACGGAATCGGAACTGCTGGCAATGTTCAAGGAGTTCGCGTTGGTCGACGAGGTCAACATCATCAAGGACAAAGCCACGCGCTCCTCTCGAG GTTGTTGCTTCGTGATTTGTCCGTCGAGGGAAGAGGCTGATAAGGCCGTCAATGCGTGTCACAATAAGAAAACGCTGCCAGGG GCTTCTAGTCCATTGCAAGTAAAGTATGCTGATGGCGAGTTGGAAAGATTAG AACACAAACTCTTCATCGGAATGCTTCCAAAGAATGTTTCTGAAGTTGAAGTCTCTGCACTTTTCTCCAAGTTCGGAACTATAAAAGATTTACAAATTTTAAGAGGTTCTCAGCAAACAAGTAaag GTTGTGCATTTTTGAAGTATGAAACCAAAGAACAAGCCCTTGCTGCTTTAGAGGCAATCAATGGAAAGCATAAAATGGAG GGTTCGAGTGTTCCTTTGGTAGTCAAATGGGCTGATACTGAAAAGGAAAGACAAGCCCGACGAGCTCAGAGAGCACAGTCCCAAGCTTCCAATGCGCCACATGCTGATTCTCAGCACCCATCATTGTTTGGAGCCTTGCCAATGGGTTATGTTCCTCCGTATAATGGATACGGTTACCAG GCTCCTGGAGGTTATGGGATCATGCCATACCGGATGCCACCGATGCAGAATCAACCTGGTTACCATAACATGATGCCGCACATGAATCAAGCAAATGCACTACGGCCCGAACTTGGCCCCAATATGAACCCAAGAAATTATCATGTGCCTCCTGCAAGTTATGTTGGCTCTTATCCTGCTGTTCCAGGCCTACAACATCCAATCGCATACGCAGGAGGCATGATTAGTCCAAGGCCTATGAGTAGTTCTCCTGGTTCTATTTCACCTGCAGGTGGTAATGGCAACTCTGGTACATCATCTTCAAGTGCTAGCAAGAGTTCTGGGGGTCAAGTTGAAG gACCACCTGGTGCCAACCTGTTTATTTATCACATACCTCAAGAATTTGGAGATCAAGAGCTTGCCACTGCTTTTCAACCATTTGGTAGAGTTTTGAGTGCTAAAGTTTTTGTTGATAAAGCAACCGGTGTTAGCAAATGTTTTG GGTTTGTTAGTTATGATTCCCCTGAAGCTGCTCAATCAGCCATTAGTATGATGAATGGGTGCCAATTAGGAGGTAAGAAATTAAAGGTCCAGCTTAAGAGGGATAACAAGCAGAGTAAGCCTTACTGA